In the Candidatus Delongbacteria bacterium genome, CATCTGGCTAATGGTGGTCAGCAGCTCCACTGGGTCCTCAGTCTGTCAATCCGGCTGTGCCGGGGGGCCGTGTTTTCCACTTTTCTGCTGGCGCCAGAAGTGGTCCCCCGCCCGTCATCCCCCGGCTTGACCGGGGGATCCGAACCCTTGCCCGTTATCCCGGCAGATGCCGGGAGCCCTTGTTTTCCACCTTTCTGCTGGCGCCAGAAAGGTGGCGCCAAAGAGGCGCTTTTTCTCAGCGGCCAGAGTCAGGCCACCTCGCGGTGGCCTTCCGCTAGCCGGCGGTCGGGCTTCCTGCAACCACGTAGTTGGTTCCGCACGGCCGGTCAGGCCTGACGGCGTCACCACCTGGTTCTGGTTCAGGCCTAAAGGCCTTCACCTCGCGTAACACAACTCGCTTTGAGACTTCGTGCCTTCGTGCTCAAGCAGATCCTCGAACGTCCCTGCCTACGACCCCGACAATTCCAATCTCAACGCTGTGCCTCTGTGCCTCTGTGTTGGTTCGAGCAAACTCCAGCTCAGATCTCGCCGGGGCCGGGAAAGCCACCCGCGCGCACGGCGGCGGCGTAGCCGCGCACGGCCTCGCGCACGGGGCCGGCCAGCTCGGCGAAGCGGCGCACGAAGGCCGGCTGAAGCTCCTCGTAAAGTCCCAGCAAATCGACGTTCACCAGCACCTGGCCGTCGCAGTCAGGGCCGCTGCCGATCCCGATGGTGGGAATGCCCAGGCCCGCCGTGATCCGCGCCGCCAGGCCGGGCTCGAGCTTCTCCAGCACCAGGCTGAAGCAGCCCGCCTCCTCCAGCCGCCGGGCGTCCTCCAGCAGCTGCGCGGCCTCCCCGGCGGAACGCCCGCGCTGGCCGTAGCCGCCCAGGCGGTGGATGCTCTGGGGGATCAAACCCAGGTGGCCCATCACGGGAATGCCGCAGTCCACCAGCCGGCGGATGGTCTCCAGCACAGCGGCGCAGCCCTCGATCTTCACGCCCTGGGCCCCGCCCTCGGAAAGCATGCGCCCGCAGTTGCGCAGCGCCTCGTCGAAACCGCCCTGGACGCTCAGAAAGGGCATGTCGGTGATCAGCAGGGCGCGCTCCACGCCGCGGCGCACGCAGGCCGTGTGATACACCATCTGCTCCACGGTGACAGCCAGCGTGTCCGCGCGGCCGCCGTAGACCATGCCCACGCTGTCCCCCACCAGGATCAGGTCCACGCCGGCCTGGTCCTCCAGCCGGGCGAAGAGCGCGTCGTAGGCGGTGAGCGCGACGATGCGCTCGCCCTTCTCCTTCATGCGCCGCAGGCCGGGAATGGTCAGGGCCCGGGTCTTGCCCTCACTCGACATGGAATGCCTCCTCCTGTGAGCCGGCGCGCCGGATCCAGCCGCCGCCCAGCACGCGTTCGCCCTCGTAGAAGACCACGGCCTGGCCCGGGGCGATGGCCCGGCGGGCCTCCGCGAACCAGACCTCCGCCGTGTCGCCCTGGACCTGCACCCGGCAGGGCACGCCGGCGTCCCGATAGCGAATGGCCGCGCGGCAGCTCCACCAGCCCTCCGGCACCTCCGTCAGCCAGTTGAGCCCGTCCGCCCAGAGCCGGTCCAGGAAGAGTGCCGCGTCCTCGTCCAGCTGCACGCGCCCGCTGGCCGCGTCGATGCTGCGCACGTAGAGCGGCCGTCCCTGGGCCACGCCCAGCCCGCGCCGCTGGCCCACGGTGAAGCGCGCCACGCCGGCGTGCCGGCCCAGCACGCGGCCGTCCGGCCCCACCAGCTCGCCCTCGACCTGGGCGGCCGCGCGCTCCGGATCGTGGTGGCGCAGGAAGCGTGCGTAGTCGCCGTCGGGCACGAAACAGATGTCCTGGCTCTCGGGCTTGTCCGCCGTGCCCAGGCCCAGTTCCGCGGCCAGCGCGCGCACGGCGGATTTCTCCAGCCCGCCCAGCGGAAAGAGCGTGCCCGCCAGCCGCTCCCGCCGCAACCCCCAGAGCGCGTAGCTCTGGTCCTTTTCCAGGTGGGCGGCGCGCAGCAGCGCGTGGCCGCCGCCAACCGGCTCGATCCGGGCGTAGTGCCCCGTGGCCACGGCATCGGCGCCCAGCCGGCGCGCCCGCTCCCAGAGGTGTTCCCACTTGAGGCGCGTGTTGCAGAGCACGCAGGGGTTGGGCGTCCGGCCGGCGAAGTACTCGGCGGCGAACACGTCCATGACCTCGCGCCGGAACTCGTCCACCAGGTCCACCACCGCGTGGGCCACGCCCAGCCGGTCGCAGACCCGGCGGGCGTCCCGGTAGGCGCTCAGGTCGCAGCAGCTGCGCTCCACCGTGGGCAGGCCGCTCTCCGCATGGCCGTGGAGCTTCATGGTCAGGCCCACGACCTCCCAGCCCTCCCGGACCAGCAGGGCCGCGGCCACGGAGGAGTCCACGCCTCCGGACATGGCCACCACCACGCGTCCGCGGCTCACGCCTCGGACCCCAGCCGGCGGACGTGCTCGTCCAACCGCTCGGCGGCGTAGTCCAGGTCCGCCTCCGTGGTGGAACGACCCAGCACCAAGCGGATGCTGCTCTTCGCCTGCGCCGGGCTGAGACCCGCGGCCAGCAGGACGTGGCTGGGCTCGATGGAGCCCGTGTGACACGCGGAGCCGCTGGAGACCGCGATGCCGTCCAGGTCCAGGGAGAGCAGCAGGGCCTCGCCCTCCACGCCCGTGAAACTCAAGGAGAAGTGGCCCGGCAGGCAGTCCGACGCCCCGCCGTCCGCCAGCAGGGTCAGGCCGGGGAGCGCGGCGATCCGGGCCTTGAAGCGCGCGGACAGGCTTCGCAGGCGCTCCACCACTTGGGGTCGCTCGCGGACGGCCAGCTCCAGGGCCAGCCCCAGACCGACGATTCCGGGCACGTTCTCCGTGCCGCCCCGCAGACCGGCAAACTGGAGGCCACCGGTCTGCTGCGGGCGCAGCGCCACACCCCGGCGTACGTAGAGGAAGCCCGCCCCCTTGGGTCCGTGGAACTTGTGCGCGCTGCCGCTCAGCAGGTCCACGGGTACTTCGCGCAGATCCACGGGCAGGCGCCCCAGGGCCTGGACGGCGTCCGTGTGGAGGAGCACGCCGTGCCGGCGGCAGATCTCGGAAAGGCGCGCCATTTCGTGGATGCCGCCCAGCTCGTTGTTGGCCCAGATGACGCTCACCAGCCCGGTGGGTACCCGGCCCAGCGCCTCGTCCAGCCGGGCAGGATCCAGCAGGCCGCGGGAATCCACCGGCAGCCGCAGGACGGGCCGGCCCGCGGCCTCCAGATCCGCCGCCGTCTCCAGGACGGCCGCGTGCTCCGCGGCGGTGGTCAGCAGGGCCAGCTCCGGCGGCAGGGCCGCCAGCACGCCGCGCAGGGCCAGGTTGTCCGCCTCGGTGCCGCCGCTGGTGAAGAGGATCTCGTCCGGCCGCCGCGCTCCGATGGCCGCGGCCACCTGCTCGGCGGCGTCGTCCAACAGGGAGCGGGCCCGTCGCCCCAGGTGGTGGCCGCTGCTGGGATTGCCCCAAGCCTCCCCTGACAGCCGCAGCATGGCCTCCCAGACCCGCGGGTCCGGCGGCGTGGTGGCGGCGTGATCCAGGTAGACTCGGCGCACGTGTGACAATCCTTCCGCTTGCCCGGCGCGGCTTCGCGCGGGGCCCTGAACATAGAAAACCCGTCAAGCAACCTGCTGCCCGGCGTCCCACCCGGGCTCAGCCGGCCCGCCGGTATCAACCGGTCCGCCAGCTCCACTCCAGCCGGGCCCGCAGGCTCTGGCGCCGGATGGCCTCCCCCAGCCCGCGGTCGCGCACCCGCTCCCACTGCAGGTCCAGGCTGAAGTGACCGCGCCGGCTCTCCCGCCCCAGCAAGAGCTGCGGACCCTGCCGGGCCAGGTCGCGCACCTGGCGCCGGTTGCGCGTTCCCGAACCGTCGTTCCAGCGCCAGTCGCCGCGCCGCTGCCAGGACCAGCCCGGCCGCAGGGTCCAGGCGCCGTGTCGCAGGTCCAAACTGCTGGTCAACCCCCACTCCCGCGCCGAGTCCGAGATGAGCTCGCGCCCGTCCCGGCGCGCAAAGGAACCGCCGTCCTCCTCCATCCAGCGCCCGCGGCCCTCCCAGGCCAGGCGCCAGGCGCCGCGCGCCCCCGCCGCCCGCCAAATGTCCCGGCGCACGCGCTCCTCCCACTGCAGCCGGCGCTGGATCCAGCTGCGCGGCTCGTCGGGATCGTCGAAGTCGTAGAGCCGGTAGTCGGCCACCAGCGCGCCGCCGCCCGTGGTCTGGAAGGCGCCCAGCCCCACGCGGTGGTCGGCGCCCGC is a window encoding:
- the panB gene encoding 3-methyl-2-oxobutanoate hydroxymethyltransferase; this encodes MSSEGKTRALTIPGLRRMKEKGERIVALTAYDALFARLEDQAGVDLILVGDSVGMVYGGRADTLAVTVEQMVYHTACVRRGVERALLITDMPFLSVQGGFDEALRNCGRMLSEGGAQGVKIEGCAAVLETIRRLVDCGIPVMGHLGLIPQSIHRLGGYGQRGRSAGEAAQLLEDARRLEEAGCFSLVLEKLEPGLAARITAGLGIPTIGIGSGPDCDGQVLVNVDLLGLYEELQPAFVRRFAELAGPVREAVRGYAAAVRAGGFPGPGEI
- the mnmA gene encoding tRNA 2-thiouridine(34) synthase MnmA, which gives rise to MSRGRVVVAMSGGVDSSVAAALLVREGWEVVGLTMKLHGHAESGLPTVERSCCDLSAYRDARRVCDRLGVAHAVVDLVDEFRREVMDVFAAEYFAGRTPNPCVLCNTRLKWEHLWERARRLGADAVATGHYARIEPVGGGHALLRAAHLEKDQSYALWGLRRERLAGTLFPLGGLEKSAVRALAAELGLGTADKPESQDICFVPDGDYARFLRHHDPERAAAQVEGELVGPDGRVLGRHAGVARFTVGQRRGLGVAQGRPLYVRSIDAASGRVQLDEDAALFLDRLWADGLNWLTEVPEGWWSCRAAIRYRDAGVPCRVQVQGDTAEVWFAEARRAIAPGQAVVFYEGERVLGGGWIRRAGSQEEAFHVE
- a CDS encoding cysteine desulfurase family protein; protein product: MRRVYLDHAATTPPDPRVWEAMLRLSGEAWGNPSSGHHLGRRARSLLDDAAEQVAAAIGARRPDEILFTSGGTEADNLALRGVLAALPPELALLTTAAEHAAVLETAADLEAAGRPVLRLPVDSRGLLDPARLDEALGRVPTGLVSVIWANNELGGIHEMARLSEICRRHGVLLHTDAVQALGRLPVDLREVPVDLLSGSAHKFHGPKGAGFLYVRRGVALRPQQTGGLQFAGLRGGTENVPGIVGLGLALELAVRERPQVVERLRSLSARFKARIAALPGLTLLADGGASDCLPGHFSLSFTGVEGEALLLSLDLDGIAVSSGSACHTGSIEPSHVLLAAGLSPAQAKSSIRLVLGRSTTEADLDYAAERLDEHVRRLGSEA